The nucleotide sequence ATATTAACATCATTAATTTCTCCCGGGGGAGAGGACGGATCAAATGGAGGCCATTGCAAAGAACAAAAATATTCTGGCTTGGTGCTTCTGAAATAACTTACCGGAATATTGTGATCAGTAATTGAAGGATCCCAAATAATTAAATTGTTTTTATAATCATAGTTACCATGTCTTATCATTGATGTTTTTACATTATGATCAAGTTCCTGCAAACCATTTCCTGTTGCGTATTGACCGATATAGCTTGGAGGAGATGTTGGTCCCCAGGTCCCGGTAAAACCATTGTTACCCATGTTTGGGAAACCTAATTTATAAATTACTTCATCTGAGTAACTGAATGGAGTTTCTGGTTGATACAAACCGTTCGGATCGAACGTACTTGTCCCTAAAATATTCCCAACGAGATTAAAATAATTATTCCATCTTCCAATATTAACTGCGATGAGATTTTCATTTGCTGTTGAATGAGTGGCTGTAAACCAGTTTCTTAAAACAGTAATGTGACTTGTTGAACCAAAGTAACCATCACTGCCCATTCCTCCTGCAATATTTCCTTCTACTAAGTTCATCAGGTTATGAGGTCCATGACTCACGCTGATATCCATTCCAGCCATATCCGAAGAGCCCGTATTTGCGTTATAAGAAAAATTATATGCAATTACGTTTCCGGCACACCCACCTCTTGAATCACCTAAAATAATTCCCGGAAATCCTCCGTTGTATGTGATGTTATCTTCAATAAGATTGAATGAGCAATCTTCATATAAATCTATTCCTTCGTGATTTGGACCACCACCGATCACCGAATGAGTATAGTTATGTCTTATCTCTCCGGAAACAAAACAGTACAAAAACATTTGACGGTTTGTTGAATTTTTTATCTCAACATTTTTTATCCAGCATCCCCAGGCTTGATCAAACTGAATTCCAACACCACTTTGAGAATTACAGTCAATTGTTAAATCTTCAACACCAGTACTTACCAAAGGAGAAATTGCATATTGAACAAGAGTTGGAGAGTCAGTAAAAGTAAATGGTATTGGAGGTGTTAGTGTAACAGTCGTTGCAGTTTTTGAAACAACTCTGAATGTTGCAGATAATAATCTGTCATTTGTAGTTGGAGTTGAAACATCAATTACAAATGGCAAATCATCCTGTTCAATTCTTACAAGGTTTCCAACAATTATTGATGAAGTATTTGAAACAGTAACGACACTGCTTCCTGCAAATGCACCGGCAGTTATTGCTAATCCATTTGCAGGTCTTGGCCAATCAGCAGTACCTAAGAGAAGCATTTGACTAACTGACGTTCCGGCGATTAAAATTGTATTCCCAACTCCGGCACCACGAATCGTGATGTTATCAGCATAAGCCCGATAAACACGATTATCCAATCGATAAATTCCTGATGGAATATAAACGACTTGTCCTTCCGGACATTGATCGATCGCTGTTGCAATTGCAGATGAAGCATCAACATTTCCATTTCCATAAAGAACGGAATCTATAACTGCACCAATAATTGTTCTGTTTGGAATTCCTTCGGGAACTCCAACATTATTTTCCCAATCATACAACCGTTCTGAAGGAATTATTTGAGGAATTAATGTGTCGATTGAAATTAAAAAAAATAGACACAAATGAATTTTTAATATAGAATATTGTCTCAACATTTTCATTCTAAACTTTTTTTAAATTTGAATTATTGCTATTTGAGTAACGTCATTTTTATTGTCTGAATAAAAGAATCTTGCTGTAGTCTGACAAAGTAAATTCCACTCGATAATTCTGAAGCGTCAAACCGAACTTCATATTTACCTGATGATTTAAATTCATTTATGATCGTTGCAACTTCGTTTCCTAATACATTATAAACTGTTAATGATACAAATCCTGAATTTTCTAATTGGAATTTAATTGTGGTTGAAGGATTGAATGGGTTTGGAAAGTTTTGGAACAACTGAAATTCATTTGGAATATTTTCGTTAGCCACTTCAGTTGTTGAGGTGTATTCATAACTACCAATATCAAAACCACTTCCCTGTGGACGCGAAACATTATCGAGATCTTCAAATACTGTTGGAAGAACTAAATTTGTTCCTGCATCAACAGCTTGTGAATTTTGAAGCAGATGATAATTTGCATTTGAATAATCAACAAAAATTTGATTTTCAGGATCAGCAATCATTGAGTGAGTATCATATCCCATCGTTTGCCATTGAGACAATGTCATATTCGAATTGCCATCATCATCACTTAATCTGTTTACAAGAATATTGTAATCACTAACAAATCCTGTAACAGATGCAGCATCAATCGAAATACTTCCTCTGAAACTGTGATGATTAATCAGAATATTATTATAAAGTGTATTACCGGTTGATCCATCGACAGCAATCACACACCAACGTCCATCGGAGGGCTGGATGATCGTGTTGTTATAAACTTTATTATTCTTCGAAGCATCTCCACCATCTATCTGATACATCGCAATACCAGTTGCGTGATTGTTGTAAATAAGATTATTAAATATTTCAGAACTTTGGACTCCATCCATATTTATTGCAGAACCGCCTCCATAACCGTTATCATGTAAAATATTTCCTTCAACTATTGCATCACTTATGATACCATCACCACCCATTGAGATATCGCCATTCATATGAATTCCGCAACCGTTATTATTGAATGAATGATTGTTCCTGATGATTGGTCTGTCACTGCTGTTAGAAACATAAATTCCGTGTTCATCTTCGCTGAATGAGCAAGTATTATTT is from Ignavibacteriota bacterium and encodes:
- a CDS encoding T9SS type A sorting domain-containing protein, encoding MIIRFGISLTFLMMLSWNIIYSQTTYYVSENGSNGNNGLTPQTAFATLQYAADLVAAGDMVLVLEGNYTGFDIRSNGTQNNPITFKATEDNVIIDQPNSVTPDGINIENASWIVIDGFEILDQPRAGIRAAVSDFITIKNNYCHNNYRWGIFTGFTDDILIENNTCSFSEDEHGIYVSNSSDRPIIRNNHSFNNNGCGIHMNGDISMGGDGIISDAIVEGNILHDNGYGGGSAINMDGVQSSEIFNNLIYNNHATGIAMYQIDGGDASKNNKVYNNTIIQPSDGRWCVIAVDGSTGNTLYNNILINHHSFRGSISIDAASVTGFVSDYNILVNRLSDDDGNSNMTLSQWQTMGYDTHSMIADPENQIFVDYSNANYHLLQNSQAVDAGTNLVLPTVFEDLDNVSRPQGSGFDIGSYEYTSTTEVANENIPNEFQLFQNFPNPFNPSTTIKFQLENSGFVSLTVYNVLGNEVATIINEFKSSGKYEVRFDASELSSGIYFVRLQQDSFIQTIKMTLLK
- a CDS encoding T9SS type A sorting domain-containing protein translates to MKMLRQYSILKIHLCLFFLISIDTLIPQIIPSERLYDWENNVGVPEGIPNRTIIGAVIDSVLYGNGNVDASSAIATAIDQCPEGQVVYIPSGIYRLDNRVYRAYADNITIRGAGVGNTILIAGTSVSQMLLLGTADWPRPANGLAITAGAFAGSSVVTVSNTSSIIVGNLVRIEQDDLPFVIDVSTPTTNDRLLSATFRVVSKTATTVTLTPPIPFTFTDSPTLVQYAISPLVSTGVEDLTIDCNSQSGVGIQFDQAWGCWIKNVEIKNSTNRQMFLYCFVSGEIRHNYTHSVIGGGPNHEGIDLYEDCSFNLIEDNITYNGGFPGIILGDSRGGCAGNVIAYNFSYNANTGSSDMAGMDISVSHGPHNLMNLVEGNIAGGMGSDGYFGSTSHITVLRNWFTATHSTANENLIAVNIGRWNNYFNLVGNILGTSTFDPNGLYQPETPFSYSDEVIYKLGFPNMGNNGFTGTWGPTSPPSYIGQYATGNGLQELDHNVKTSMIRHGNYDYKNNLIIWDPSITDHNIPVSYFRSTKPEYFCSLQWPPFDPSSPPGEINDVNISRIPAGYRFIYGHDPCSTSEVISPRNIPDDFILYQNYPNPFNPSTNLQYAISSRQYVILKVYDILGNEISTLVDEEKSAGIYKVTFNSTGLSSGVYYYRMIADDFIQTKSMLLIK